A genomic window from Luteolibacter sp. LG18 includes:
- a CDS encoding flavoprotein codes for MKILLGITGSIAAYKAADLASQLVKAGHEVHAVMTRAATEFITPLTLQTLTRQPVLVTLEDEKQSWKPGHIELADSADLFLVAPLSANVLAEFAHGLAPDPLSSAYLALPHTTRVLLAPAMNGKMWLHPATQRNVAQLRADGCEFVGPDTGDLACGYQGIGRMAPVEEILRAVASPALG; via the coding sequence ATGAAGATCCTGCTCGGCATCACCGGCTCCATCGCCGCCTACAAGGCCGCGGACCTCGCCTCCCAACTGGTGAAGGCCGGCCATGAGGTGCACGCGGTGATGACCCGCGCCGCCACCGAATTCATCACGCCGCTCACCCTCCAGACCCTCACCCGCCAACCGGTGCTGGTGACGCTGGAGGACGAGAAGCAGTCGTGGAAACCCGGCCACATCGAGCTGGCGGACTCGGCCGACCTGTTCCTCGTCGCCCCGCTGAGCGCGAACGTGCTGGCGGAGTTCGCCCACGGCCTCGCGCCCGATCCCCTTTCCTCCGCCTACCTCGCCCTGCCCCACACCACCCGCGTGCTGCTGGCTCCGGCGATGAACGGCAAGATGTGGCTGCACCCGGCCACCCAGCGCAACGTGGCGCAATTGCGCGCCGACGGCTGCGAATTCGTGGGCCCGGACACCGGCGACCTCGCCTGCGGCTACCAGGGCATCGGCCGCATGGCCCCGGTGGAGGAGATCCTCAGGGCAGTGGCGTCTCCTGCGCTTGGCTGA
- a CDS encoding cytochrome b562, with translation MKLHAICATLAAAALSLQAARAADKPETELGKQMEAANDALKAMKKETDPAKGAALAREVEAALVKSLGEVPSTLEKTPEPEKAKALANYRTLIAKTYVTVSQIEEAYLANDLEKVKTLSESLRPDKKEGHEKYKPKDEK, from the coding sequence ATGAAACTCCACGCGATCTGCGCAACCCTCGCCGCCGCCGCCCTGTCCCTCCAAGCCGCCCGTGCCGCCGACAAGCCCGAAACCGAGCTCGGCAAACAGATGGAGGCCGCCAACGACGCCCTCAAGGCGATGAAGAAGGAAACCGACCCGGCCAAGGGCGCCGCCCTCGCCCGCGAGGTGGAAGCCGCCCTGGTGAAGAGCCTCGGCGAGGTCCCCTCCACCCTTGAGAAAACCCCGGAGCCGGAGAAGGCCAAGGCGCTCGCCAATTACCGCACCCTGATCGCCAAGACCTACGTCACCGTCAGCCAGATCGAGGAAGCCTACCTCGCCAACGACCTGGAAAAGGTGAAGACGCTCTCCGAGTCGCTCCGCCCGGACAAGAAGGAAGGCCACGAGAAGTACAAGCCGAAGGACGAGAAGTGA
- a CDS encoding outer membrane beta-barrel protein, with protein MMKSLALALALTGSAWAGTSSKAPIPPPQEPDLWHWFIGGSAGYLVDFEEPLYTGHIGVDTPWKVGGWDVALYLEAGYTDKDQTTSVIDPNVVVAVVRTPLTAELEVIPLTFNVKLERQLTGNLNAYFGGGIGVAFTDFSARAAFSPGPVPSINVSQDDTVFAAQLFAGLIYNFTPNFEVYGGARWIYIDSGNNIPSGLDVDFDSDFDFELGARFTF; from the coding sequence ATGATGAAATCCCTTGCACTCGCACTCGCGTTGACCGGTTCCGCATGGGCCGGCACCTCGTCGAAAGCCCCCATTCCACCGCCGCAGGAGCCGGATCTCTGGCACTGGTTCATCGGCGGCAGCGCCGGTTACCTCGTGGACTTCGAGGAGCCGCTCTACACCGGCCACATCGGCGTGGACACGCCGTGGAAGGTCGGCGGCTGGGACGTCGCCCTCTATCTGGAAGCCGGCTACACCGACAAGGACCAGACGACCTCCGTCATCGACCCGAACGTGGTCGTGGCCGTCGTCCGCACCCCGCTCACCGCGGAGCTGGAGGTGATTCCACTCACCTTCAACGTGAAGCTGGAGCGCCAGCTCACCGGCAACCTCAACGCCTACTTCGGCGGCGGTATCGGCGTGGCCTTCACCGACTTCAGCGCCCGCGCGGCATTCTCGCCCGGCCCGGTGCCAAGCATCAATGTCTCCCAGGATGACACGGTGTTCGCCGCACAGCTCTTCGCGGGTCTGATCTATAACTTCACCCCGAACTTCGAGGTCTATGGCGGTGCCCGCTGGATCTACATCGATTCCGGCAACAACATCCCGTCCGGACTCGACGTGGACTTCGACAGCGACTTCGACTTCGAACTCGGCGCGCGCTTCACCTTCTAA
- a CDS encoding YihY/virulence factor BrkB family protein, with protein MNPIPVIVACRSIARLWERHRHTDNAAALAFYSLVSLAPLLLFGVSAAGVVLGEKAAHGELERQLNAVIGPDATGMVEGMLQTARIAPRSQPLAFAVAMVTLLYAGSHVLTKLRLSLNLVNEAAPADPARRWLGKLLARGLCASLILLFGVLLVAGSAMEGLAGYVTSHVDSPWVAKFNLQQESRWFTTYLLLTFAFTLVLKILPRRRPLWRHAFVGAAFGALAAVTLKGLLDLYLRHTLWASLIGSGLTVLLFLFWLFFTIQAFLAGAELAAWLGRRAGKISQAQETPLP; from the coding sequence ATGAATCCGATCCCGGTCATCGTCGCGTGCAGGTCCATAGCCCGGCTGTGGGAACGCCACCGCCATACGGACAATGCCGCGGCGCTGGCGTTCTACTCGCTGGTTTCGCTCGCGCCGCTGCTGCTGTTCGGGGTCAGCGCGGCGGGCGTGGTGCTCGGGGAGAAGGCGGCGCACGGCGAGCTGGAACGGCAGCTCAATGCCGTCATCGGCCCGGACGCCACCGGGATGGTGGAGGGCATGCTCCAGACGGCGCGCATCGCCCCGCGCTCGCAGCCGCTGGCCTTCGCCGTGGCGATGGTGACGCTGCTCTACGCCGGATCGCACGTGCTCACGAAGCTCCGCCTGTCACTCAATCTGGTGAACGAGGCCGCGCCCGCCGATCCGGCGCGGCGGTGGCTGGGGAAGCTGCTGGCGCGCGGGCTGTGCGCCTCGCTGATCCTGCTGTTCGGCGTGCTGCTGGTGGCGGGCAGCGCGATGGAAGGGCTCGCGGGCTACGTGACCAGCCATGTCGATTCGCCGTGGGTGGCGAAGTTCAATCTCCAGCAGGAATCGCGCTGGTTCACCACCTACCTGCTGCTGACTTTCGCCTTCACGCTGGTGCTGAAGATCCTGCCGCGGCGGCGTCCGCTGTGGCGGCACGCCTTTGTGGGCGCGGCTTTCGGGGCGCTGGCGGCGGTGACCTTGAAGGGACTGCTCGATCTCTACCTGCGCCACACGCTGTGGGCCTCGTTGATTGGCAGCGGGCTCACCGTGCTGCTGTTTCTGTTCTGGCTGTTCTTCACCATCCAGGCGTTCCTGGCGGGAGCCGAACTGGCGGCGTGGCTGGGGCGGCGGGCCGGGAAGATCAGCCAAGCGCAGGAGACGCCACTGCCCTGA
- a CDS encoding glyoxalase superfamily protein, with protein MNLGPVTPILRIFDEEKAHEFYVGFLGFQVDWQHRFDENAPLYQQVSRDGCILHLSGHFGDACPGSAVRIETAGVTDFQTALLAKCYKHARPGLEKTDWGTLEVRLTDPFGNRLTFFENVPG; from the coding sequence ATGAACCTCGGCCCCGTCACGCCCATCCTGCGCATCTTCGACGAGGAAAAGGCCCACGAATTCTACGTCGGTTTCCTCGGTTTCCAGGTCGATTGGCAGCACCGCTTCGATGAAAACGCCCCGCTCTACCAGCAGGTGTCGCGGGACGGCTGCATCCTGCATCTTTCCGGCCATTTCGGGGACGCCTGCCCCGGCAGCGCGGTGCGGATCGAAACCGCTGGAGTAACCGATTTCCAGACTGCCCTGCTGGCCAAATGCTACAAGCACGCCCGCCCCGGACTGGAGAAAACCGACTGGGGCACGCTGGAAGTGCGGCTCACCGACCCCTTCGGCAACCGGCTGACCTTCTTCGAGAACGTCCCGGGATAA
- a CDS encoding ethanolamine ammonia-lyase subunit EutB: MSYHFQLGRDFHSFPDLKTLLAKATPLRSGDQLAGVAAANAEERVAAQMRLAEVPLATFLEEWVIPYDDDEVTRLIADRHDRAAFSPVSGLTVGEFREWLLDYQTTSAELAAVAPGLTPEMVAAVSKLMGNQDLILAAKKATVVTRFRNTIGLPGRMSVRLQPNHPTDDARGIAASILDGLLYGCGDATIGINPATDNPAACGVLLRLMDRLITEYAIPTQSCVLTHVTNTMRCIENGDPVDLIFQSIAGTEAANQSFGISLDLLREAHRMGLELNRGTVGNNVMYFETGQGSCLSANAHHGVDQQTLEARAHAVAREFSPLLCNTVVGFIGPEYLYDGKQIIRAGLEDHFCGKLLGVPMGCDICYTNHADADQDDMDTLLTLLGVAGCTFIMGVPGADDIMLNYQSTSFHDSRYIRQVLGLRAAPEFEAWLEHMRIADASQRLLPVGERHALLLSGEVAS, from the coding sequence ATGTCCTACCACTTCCAACTCGGCCGGGATTTCCACTCGTTCCCGGATCTGAAAACGCTGCTGGCGAAGGCCACGCCGCTGCGCTCCGGCGACCAGCTCGCGGGCGTGGCGGCGGCAAACGCGGAGGAGCGGGTGGCCGCGCAGATGCGGCTGGCGGAGGTGCCGCTGGCGACCTTCCTGGAGGAGTGGGTGATCCCGTATGACGACGACGAGGTCACCCGGCTGATCGCGGACCGCCATGACCGCGCGGCCTTCTCACCGGTGTCCGGTCTCACGGTCGGGGAATTCCGTGAGTGGCTGCTGGACTACCAGACGACCTCCGCGGAGCTGGCCGCCGTGGCTCCCGGCCTCACGCCGGAAATGGTGGCCGCCGTGAGCAAGCTCATGGGCAACCAGGATCTCATCCTCGCCGCGAAGAAAGCGACGGTCGTCACACGTTTCCGCAACACCATCGGCCTGCCCGGCCGGATGAGCGTGCGGCTCCAGCCGAACCACCCGACCGACGACGCTCGCGGCATCGCGGCCTCCATTCTCGACGGCCTGCTCTACGGCTGCGGCGATGCCACGATCGGCATCAACCCCGCCACCGACAATCCCGCCGCCTGCGGGGTGCTGCTGCGGCTGATGGACCGGCTCATCACCGAATACGCCATCCCCACCCAGAGCTGCGTGCTCACCCACGTGACGAACACGATGCGCTGCATCGAGAACGGCGATCCGGTGGACCTGATTTTCCAATCGATCGCGGGCACGGAAGCGGCGAACCAGAGCTTCGGCATCTCGCTCGACCTGCTCCGCGAGGCGCATCGCATGGGCCTCGAACTGAACCGCGGCACGGTGGGCAACAACGTGATGTATTTCGAAACCGGCCAGGGTTCCTGCCTATCCGCGAACGCCCACCACGGGGTGGACCAGCAGACGCTGGAGGCGCGGGCGCACGCGGTGGCGCGGGAGTTCTCGCCGCTGCTCTGCAACACGGTGGTCGGCTTCATCGGGCCGGAATACCTCTACGACGGGAAGCAGATTATCCGCGCGGGCTTGGAAGACCATTTCTGCGGGAAACTCCTCGGCGTGCCGATGGGCTGCGACATCTGCTACACCAACCACGCCGACGCCGATCAGGACGACATGGACACGCTGCTGACGCTGCTGGGCGTGGCCGGTTGCACCTTCATCATGGGCGTGCCGGGCGCGGACGACATCATGCTGAACTACCAGTCCACCTCGTTCCACGACAGCCGCTACATCCGTCAGGTGCTCGGCCTGCGGGCGGCCCCGGAGTTCGAGGCGTGGCTGGAGCACATGCGGATCGCCGATGCCTCGCAGCGCCTTCTGCCGGTGGGTGAGCGCCACGCGCTGCTGCTGAGCGGGGAGGTGGCGTCATGA
- the eutC gene encoding ethanolamine ammonia-lyase subunit EutC encodes MNDPWQHLRGFTAARIALGRAGGSLPTAPLLDFRLSHARAKDAVLAPFDPLDLAAKLHGLHGHPLVLESRALDRATYLRRPDYGRALSRHSHELLADVDRGADLAIVLSDGLSTRAVMDQAVPLLSALLPLLVKDGWIIAPLCIVRHGRVAIQDEVGGLLGAKLSLMLLGERPGLGSPDSLGAYFTHSPRPGRTDADRNCVSNIRPEGLAPDLAARKLHALLTASYRLGLSGIGLKDDTPLLAEGPELL; translated from the coding sequence ATGAACGATCCGTGGCAACACCTGCGCGGATTCACCGCGGCGAGGATCGCGCTCGGGAGAGCGGGCGGAAGCCTTCCAACGGCTCCCCTGCTCGATTTCCGGCTGTCCCACGCACGGGCGAAGGACGCCGTGCTCGCCCCCTTCGACCCACTGGACCTCGCGGCGAAATTGCACGGCCTGCATGGTCACCCATTGGTGCTGGAAAGCCGGGCGCTCGACCGCGCCACCTACCTGCGGCGGCCGGATTACGGGCGCGCGCTGTCCCGGCACTCGCATGAGTTGCTGGCGGACGTCGACCGCGGCGCGGACCTCGCGATCGTGCTCTCGGACGGGCTTTCCACCCGCGCAGTGATGGACCAGGCAGTGCCGCTTCTTTCCGCCCTGCTGCCGCTGCTGGTGAAGGACGGCTGGATCATCGCTCCACTGTGCATCGTCCGCCACGGCCGGGTGGCCATCCAGGACGAGGTCGGCGGCCTGCTGGGAGCGAAACTGAGCCTGATGCTGCTCGGCGAGCGGCCCGGTCTCGGCTCGCCGGACAGCTTGGGCGCCTATTTCACCCACTCGCCCCGCCCCGGCCGCACCGACGCCGACCGCAATTGCGTCTCGAACATCCGTCCGGAGGGACTCGCCCCGGACCTGGCGGCGCGGAAACTCCACGCCCTACTGACCGCCTCCTACCGGCTCGGCCTGAGCGGGATCGGGCTGAAAGATGACACACCGTTGCTGGCGGAAGGCCCGGAGTTGTTATAA
- the gmk gene encoding guanylate kinase: protein MPARTGILLLVSGPSGSGKTTLCRRLSGENEAHYSISCTTRAPRPGEVNGRDYHFLTPDEFSRRVAAGKFLEHATVHGNSYGTLQSEVLGYLASGTDVVMDIDVQGAAQVRACEDPAIRASLVDIFVMPPTEEELHNRLSGRGTDSADVIALRMRNALEEIAHQHEYTFHLHSGTHEEDYLRFKALLLAERLRAARHLKP from the coding sequence ATGCCCGCCCGCACCGGTATCCTGCTGCTTGTTTCCGGCCCCTCCGGCTCCGGGAAGACCACGCTCTGCCGCCGCCTGTCTGGCGAGAACGAGGCCCACTACTCGATCTCCTGCACCACCCGCGCGCCGCGCCCGGGCGAGGTGAACGGCCGCGACTACCATTTCCTCACGCCGGATGAATTCTCCCGCCGTGTGGCCGCCGGGAAGTTCCTGGAACACGCCACCGTCCACGGCAACAGCTACGGCACCCTCCAGTCCGAGGTGCTGGGCTACCTCGCCAGCGGCACCGACGTGGTCATGGACATCGACGTCCAGGGCGCCGCCCAGGTCCGCGCCTGCGAGGACCCGGCGATCCGCGCCTCGCTGGTGGACATCTTCGTGATGCCGCCCACGGAGGAGGAACTCCACAACCGCCTCTCCGGCCGCGGCACCGACAGCGCGGACGTGATCGCCCTGCGGATGCGCAACGCGCTGGAGGAAATCGCCCACCAGCACGAGTACACCTTCCACTTGCACTCCGGCACCCACGAGGAAGATTACCTGCGGTTCAAGGCGCTGCTCCTCGCCGAGCGCCTGCGTGCCGCCCGGCACCTCAAGCCATGA
- a CDS encoding ribonuclease H-like domain-containing protein, giving the protein MAGRNIVYFDLETQRSFGDVGGFSNKGKMGISIAVTYSTARGTYEIYRECELDKLGEELCRADLVVGWNHMQFDYPVLQPYIFPTLADQTINLDMMLDLEQRLGFRLKLDSAASASLGVGKTADGLDALRWWQEYKKTGDFSVLRKIAEYCAYDVKVTKCVHEYALEHGHLKYEDRAGQLQEVAVDWK; this is encoded by the coding sequence GTGGCTGGCAGAAACATCGTCTATTTCGACCTCGAAACGCAGCGCAGCTTCGGCGACGTCGGCGGATTCTCGAACAAGGGCAAGATGGGGATTTCCATCGCCGTGACCTACAGCACCGCCCGCGGGACCTATGAGATCTACCGCGAGTGCGAGCTGGACAAGCTGGGCGAGGAGCTGTGCCGCGCCGATCTCGTCGTCGGCTGGAACCACATGCAGTTCGATTACCCGGTGCTACAGCCCTACATCTTCCCGACCTTGGCCGACCAGACCATCAACCTGGACATGATGCTCGACCTTGAGCAGCGGCTGGGCTTTCGCCTGAAGCTGGATTCCGCCGCCTCCGCCTCGCTGGGCGTGGGCAAGACGGCCGACGGCCTGGATGCCCTGAGATGGTGGCAGGAGTACAAGAAAACCGGCGATTTCAGCGTGTTGCGGAAAATCGCCGAATACTGTGCCTACGATGTGAAGGTCACCAAGTGCGTCCACGAATACGCCCTGGAGCACGGGCACCTGAAATACGAGGACCGCGCCGGCCAGTTGCAGGAGGTCGCGGTCGACTGGAAATGA
- the mutS gene encoding DNA mismatch repair protein MutS, with product MSGDTLTPMMAQYQAMRRTLPADVLLMYRLGDFYEMFFEDAKTAAPILNVALTKRHTTPMCGVPYHAAEAYLARLLKAGKRVAIAEQTSDPKPGKLVEREISRILTAGSIDNLSLLDDQRPNYLAAVFRQGKKSGLACVDHTTGEFTVAEFDDAGQLSDELARIQPSELLLPDHQLAEFTGLTNSLAYDGYAFLPDHAGQFLRDHFSVHSLDGFGCGNLHAATGAAGAVLHYLVHQLRRSCDHIRHLRVRESTCHVLIDAASQRNLDLVESRSGKVHTLLGSLDRTATPMGARLLRDWILHPLRDRETLVARQDCIASFLAEPYLLSKCRESLKGIRDIERTTGRLAQGSGNARDLSALAISLGHVPALRDDVTSLAQPELAGRLHDFTDLTHLLATALAEEPPANLKEGGMIRDGWSPELDELRAISRDGKGFIARMQEDERQRTGIDSLKIKFNNVFGYFIEITTTNLAKVPDDYIRKQTMANAERYITPGLKDMEHKVLGSEERSKQLEYELFLDLRKQVVTHLDALQQTAAAIAEIDVLCALAETAQLHRHCRPVLEESNRLVIVNGRHPVLDQTLQGEKFVPNDTAMEPEDSRLQILTGPNMAGKSTYIRQVALITVMAQIGAYVPAENAIVGLVDRVFCRVGASDDLSRGQSTFMVEMNETALILNHATDRSLVILDEIGRGTATFDGLSIAWAVAEHLHDITGCRTLFATHYHELTDLEATRPAVANFNVAVREWNDEIIFLRKILPGAADKSYGIQVARLAGLPKPVLERAKAILSHLELHSVKPEAKARGPKAKNTRQATDMPAANPPQMDLFGEF from the coding sequence ATGTCCGGCGACACCCTCACCCCGATGATGGCCCAGTATCAGGCCATGCGGCGCACCCTGCCCGCGGATGTCCTGCTGATGTACCGGCTCGGGGACTTTTATGAGATGTTCTTCGAGGACGCGAAGACCGCCGCGCCGATCCTCAATGTCGCCCTGACCAAGCGCCACACCACGCCGATGTGCGGGGTGCCCTACCACGCGGCGGAGGCCTACCTGGCCCGCCTGCTCAAAGCCGGGAAACGGGTCGCCATCGCCGAACAGACCTCCGATCCGAAACCCGGCAAGCTGGTCGAACGCGAGATTTCCCGCATCCTCACCGCCGGCTCGATCGACAACCTGAGCCTGCTCGACGATCAGCGCCCGAACTACCTCGCCGCCGTGTTCCGGCAGGGCAAGAAGTCCGGCCTCGCCTGCGTGGACCACACCACCGGCGAGTTCACCGTGGCCGAGTTCGACGACGCCGGGCAGCTCTCCGACGAACTCGCCCGCATCCAGCCCTCCGAGCTCCTCCTGCCGGACCACCAGCTCGCGGAGTTCACCGGCCTGACGAACTCGCTGGCCTACGACGGCTACGCCTTCTTGCCCGACCACGCTGGACAGTTCCTGCGCGATCATTTCAGCGTCCACTCGCTGGACGGCTTCGGCTGCGGCAATCTCCACGCCGCCACCGGCGCGGCCGGGGCCGTGCTGCACTACCTGGTCCACCAGCTCCGCCGGTCCTGCGACCACATCCGCCACCTGCGGGTCCGCGAGTCCACCTGCCATGTGCTGATCGACGCCGCCTCGCAGCGGAACCTCGACCTGGTGGAATCCCGCTCCGGCAAGGTCCACACCCTGCTCGGCTCCCTCGACCGCACCGCCACCCCGATGGGCGCGCGCCTGCTGCGGGACTGGATCCTCCACCCGCTGCGCGACCGCGAGACGCTGGTCGCCCGCCAGGACTGCATCGCCTCCTTCCTGGCCGAACCCTACCTGCTCTCGAAGTGCCGCGAATCCCTCAAGGGCATCCGCGATATCGAGCGCACCACCGGCCGCCTCGCCCAGGGTTCCGGAAACGCCCGCGACCTCTCCGCGCTGGCGATCTCGCTCGGCCACGTGCCCGCGCTGCGCGACGACGTGACCAGCCTCGCACAGCCGGAGCTCGCCGGCCGCCTCCACGATTTCACCGACCTCACCCACCTGCTGGCCACCGCGCTGGCCGAGGAACCGCCCGCCAATCTCAAGGAGGGCGGCATGATCCGCGACGGCTGGTCGCCCGAGCTCGACGAGCTGCGCGCCATCTCCCGCGACGGCAAGGGCTTCATCGCCCGCATGCAGGAGGACGAGCGCCAGCGCACCGGCATCGACTCGCTGAAGATCAAGTTCAACAACGTCTTCGGCTACTTCATCGAGATCACCACCACCAATCTCGCGAAGGTACCGGACGACTACATCCGCAAGCAAACCATGGCCAACGCCGAGCGTTACATCACGCCCGGCCTCAAGGACATGGAGCACAAGGTGCTGGGCTCCGAGGAGCGCTCGAAGCAGCTCGAATACGAGCTCTTCCTCGATCTCCGCAAACAGGTCGTCACCCACCTCGACGCGCTCCAGCAGACAGCCGCCGCGATCGCCGAGATCGACGTGCTGTGCGCGCTGGCGGAAACCGCGCAGCTCCACCGCCACTGCCGCCCGGTGCTGGAGGAGTCCAACCGCCTGGTGATTGTCAACGGCCGCCACCCGGTGCTCGACCAGACCTTGCAGGGCGAGAAGTTCGTGCCCAACGACACCGCGATGGAACCGGAGGATTCCCGCCTCCAGATCCTCACCGGCCCGAACATGGCGGGTAAATCGACCTACATCCGCCAGGTCGCACTGATCACCGTGATGGCCCAGATCGGTGCCTACGTCCCCGCCGAAAACGCAATCGTCGGCCTGGTGGACCGCGTGTTCTGCCGCGTCGGCGCTTCCGATGACCTCTCCCGCGGCCAATCAACCTTCATGGTCGAGATGAACGAAACCGCGCTCATTCTCAACCACGCCACCGACCGTTCGCTGGTGATCCTCGACGAAATCGGCCGCGGCACCGCGACCTTCGACGGACTGTCCATCGCCTGGGCGGTGGCCGAGCACCTGCACGACATCACCGGCTGCCGCACGCTCTTCGCCACCCACTACCACGAGCTCACCGACCTGGAGGCCACCCGCCCGGCGGTGGCGAATTTCAACGTCGCCGTGCGCGAGTGGAACGACGAGATCATCTTCCTGCGCAAGATCCTGCCCGGCGCAGCCGACAAGAGCTACGGCATCCAGGTGGCGCGCCTGGCCGGCCTGCCGAAGCCGGTGCTCGAGCGCGCGAAGGCGATCCTCTCCCACCTCGAGCTCCACTCGGTGAAACCGGAGGCGAAAGCCCGCGGCCCGAAGGCGAAGAACACCCGCCAGGCCACCGACATGCCCGCCGCGAACCCTCCCCAGATGGATCTTTTCGGGGAATTCTGA
- a CDS encoding VOC family protein: MQTHGSATTFHVADVGAALRFYTEVLGFSERFRFGDYAGVAHGEVQIHLSGPAATNKRQTGQGSLYVFCDDVDGYHAEVTARGARAQAPPRDYDYGMRDFVIEDPDGNLVAFGREADAKT; this comes from the coding sequence ATGCAGACCCACGGCAGCGCCACGACCTTCCATGTCGCCGATGTCGGGGCGGCGCTGCGATTCTACACGGAGGTGCTCGGGTTCTCGGAGCGCTTCCGTTTCGGCGATTACGCGGGCGTGGCGCACGGCGAGGTGCAGATCCACCTTTCCGGACCGGCGGCGACGAACAAGCGCCAGACCGGCCAGGGCAGCCTCTACGTCTTCTGCGATGACGTCGATGGCTACCACGCCGAGGTCACCGCGAGAGGAGCCCGCGCGCAAGCCCCGCCGCGGGATTACGACTACGGCATGCGCGATTTCGTGATCGAGGATCCGGACGGCAACCTGGTGGCGTTCGGACGGGAGGCCGATGCGAAAACCTGA
- a CDS encoding SpoIIE family protein phosphatase: MSKDGQSAPGEVAERMVLALKASNEGIWDWYVGKREIYYSRRIIEFLECPEMAAPNLFLAPYDHVHPEERTAFERAVLQSLETGGPEKLSVDCRVRSGSGTWRWLRIRGTVVRDREGHATRIAGSMIDISLRKGAEAQLEEERHLLKQLIDHVPLQIYFKDLDSHFVLANRKMGDWMGVGDPTDLLGKHDRDFFNEAHWGPAAYDERQILETGQPITDKLERETWRAGEETWVQTSKFPWRDRLGRVKGTFGVSGDVTDLVVAQKKAAKLASALSVRNQAYEEELHLAREIQQALANGQFPTVDNFGFGARYVPISGLAGDFFEVVPVSDRAAGLLICDVMGHGVRSALIVAMLRGLLEKQRSQAADPGLFLHGLNEGLCSILSRAGATMFATAFYAVADRTTGTLTYACAGHPGAVISGRNGVRQLATEKPERGPGLGLIATASYPVGSVPLEDVDRLILFTDGILEAQNGSGEAFFEQRLMEIVGASCGQPLDAMLDAILGSVLAFSESRHFDDDVCLLGMEVGVEK, from the coding sequence ATGAGCAAGGATGGTCAATCGGCCCCCGGCGAGGTGGCGGAGCGGATGGTGCTCGCCCTGAAAGCATCCAACGAGGGGATCTGGGATTGGTACGTGGGGAAGCGGGAGATCTATTATTCCCGCCGGATCATCGAGTTCCTGGAGTGCCCGGAAATGGCGGCGCCGAACCTGTTCCTGGCCCCCTACGACCATGTCCACCCCGAGGAGCGGACCGCCTTCGAGCGCGCGGTGCTGCAATCGTTGGAAACCGGCGGGCCGGAGAAGCTGTCGGTCGATTGCCGCGTGCGCTCGGGCAGCGGCACCTGGCGCTGGCTGCGTATCCGCGGCACCGTGGTCCGGGACCGCGAGGGCCACGCCACCCGCATCGCCGGCTCGATGATCGACATCAGCCTGCGGAAGGGGGCGGAGGCCCAGCTCGAGGAGGAGCGGCATTTGCTCAAGCAGCTCATCGACCACGTCCCGCTGCAAATTTATTTCAAGGACCTCGATTCCCACTTCGTGCTCGCGAACCGGAAGATGGGGGACTGGATGGGCGTGGGCGATCCCACCGACCTGTTGGGAAAACACGACCGCGATTTCTTCAATGAAGCGCACTGGGGTCCCGCGGCCTACGACGAACGCCAGATTCTCGAAACCGGCCAACCGATCACCGACAAGCTGGAGCGCGAGACCTGGCGGGCAGGCGAGGAGACCTGGGTGCAGACCTCGAAGTTCCCGTGGCGCGACCGCCTCGGCCGGGTGAAGGGCACCTTCGGGGTGTCCGGCGATGTGACCGACCTGGTGGTGGCCCAGAAAAAGGCGGCCAAGCTGGCCTCCGCGCTCTCCGTGCGGAACCAGGCCTACGAGGAAGAGCTGCACCTCGCCCGCGAGATCCAGCAGGCGCTGGCCAACGGCCAGTTCCCGACCGTCGACAACTTCGGGTTCGGCGCGCGTTACGTGCCGATCTCCGGGCTGGCCGGGGATTTCTTCGAGGTCGTGCCGGTGTCCGATCGGGCGGCGGGGCTTCTGATCTGCGATGTGATGGGCCACGGCGTGCGCTCGGCGCTGATCGTGGCGATGCTGCGCGGGTTGTTGGAAAAGCAGCGCAGCCAGGCGGCGGATCCCGGCTTGTTCCTGCACGGGCTGAACGAGGGCCTGTGCTCGATCCTCAGCCGTGCCGGGGCCACCATGTTCGCCACCGCCTTCTATGCCGTGGCGGACCGCACCACGGGCACGCTCACCTACGCCTGCGCCGGTCATCCCGGTGCGGTGATCTCGGGCCGGAACGGCGTGCGCCAGCTCGCCACGGAGAAGCCGGAGCGCGGTCCCGGCCTCGGCCTGATCGCCACCGCCAGCTATCCGGTGGGCAGCGTGCCGCTGGAGGATGTGGACCGGCTGATCCTGTTCACCGATGGCATCCTCGAGGCCCAGAACGGCAGCGGCGAGGCCTTCTTCGAGCAGCGCCTGATGGAGATCGTCGGCGCGTCCTGCGGTCAGCCGCTGGACGCCATGCTCGATGCCATCCTCGGCAGCGTGCTGGCGTTTTCGGAGAGCCGCCATTTCGACGACGACGTGTGCCTGTTGGGCATGGAGGTCGGGGTGGAAAAATGA